ATAATAGTAACTTTCTTTCTTGGTGAATACTATGAGCAATAGAGGAAAGATTGCCAAAGAGAAATAAAAAGGTGTAGACTTACCTATATAAACAAAAAACTAAAATTTTATTGCAAAATTATTTTGGATTTAGTATAATATTGGACGTCAAAGAGTGTTACTCTAATTATGCTATCAAAAATTGGAAACAATGCTAAGAGTAAAAAATATGAGGAACAAATATGATTGGAGACAATGTAAAGAAATTTAGAAAGAAGAAAGGCCTTACACAAGATGGCCTTGCAAGAAAGGCCGATATTCCTTATACTACTTTAATAAAGTTAGAATCCAATGTTGTTAAAAAACCTTCTGTTCAGACAATAGCGAAGATTGCCAAAGTATTAAATATCAGCATAGAGGAATTAATAAGGTAAATTTATGGCAAGCATAAAAATCAGTGGTGAGATCAAAAAGCATTAATCACATTGCCTATCATCAGAATTGAGATAGGTGAAAAATCAGAGAACGGTGGTGGATTATGGGTTGATCGGAGAAAGCTATAACAAAGGTCGGTTTTTTTAACATTTAACCATTACAGGAGGCAAAAAAATGAAAAAGATAATTGATAGAATGAAACTTATTTTTGCGATAGTAATATTAGCAGGAATGATTATCCCGTCAAATATAGTCTTGGCAGGAGCCTCGGGACAACTCCAAGCCTCGGAAGAAACGAAAGTTGACTATAAAAAAGCTGTAACGAACCTGAAGGATTTAATCAGCAATACTCCGTCTATGAAACAACAAATTGACAAAGCCTTAAAAATACAGCCAAAGAATTCATACTGGGGCGGTAAAACCTCCGATGATTTTGTAAAATTCTTCGAGGAATGGCTCGTTGAAAATCCTGTCCCTGAGGATCCTGCAAAATATATAAGACCTTTTGATGAACTTGCCAATTCAGAAGCTGGTGAAATTCTCTTCAATAATAATGTTTTCAGCTCATGGTTTATTGCCTTTGTCAATGCCAAGGGTCAATATTTAGACACAGCCTCCTCAGCCGCAACCATGGACCAATGGATGTCGTACCCTGATGTAAAAATAAATGATTACATTGTGCCTAAAGGAGGTTTCAAAACTTTTAATGAATTCTTCTTGCGGCCGTTCAAACCCGGGGCCCGACCGCTTGACGGCAAGAACGACCCTTCTGTCATCGTCTCTCCGGCGGATGGTACCGTCTGCCAAATCTACGCAGAGGACCTGGGCACGAACTTTAAAATAAAAAGAGATGTAATAAACATCCGGCAGGCGCTTAACAACAGTCCTTATGCCGATAGATTCATTGGTGGACTAGTTTTA
The window above is part of the Patescibacteria group bacterium genome. Proteins encoded here:
- a CDS encoding helix-turn-helix domain-containing protein — translated: MIGDNVKKFRKKKGLTQDGLARKADIPYTTLIKLESNVVKKPSVQTIAKIAKVLNISIEELIR
- a CDS encoding phosphatidylserine decarboxylase, which codes for MKKIIDRMKLIFAIVILAGMIIPSNIVLAGASGQLQASEETKVDYKKAVTNLKDLISNTPSMKQQIDKALKIQPKNSYWGGKTSDDFVKFFEEWLVENPVPEDPAKYIRPFDELANSEAGEILFNNNVFSSWFIAFVNAKGQYLDTASSAATMDQWMSYPDVKINDYIVPKGGFKTFNEFFLRPFKPGARPLDGKNDPSVIVSPADGTVCQIYAEDLGTNFKIKRDVINIRQALNNSPYADRFIGGLVLDILLWFTDYHYFHSPVSGKIVEVGEYAGSYNYNFANVNWYKQLAKHKRTCYLIETKEFGLVAMIPVGFWGVGSIITEPKVKVGNYIKKGEEIGHFKYGGSSILLIFEPDVVKFTLSIPVQVTGDEGISVKVRQKIGISTKPASR